The Vespa velutina chromosome 17, iVesVel2.1, whole genome shotgun sequence genome segment TTTTTCATAAAGAAATCAACATTTTCTAATCCTTCtggtaaataatttaatccaGATTCGTCTTTATGCAACATATTATATCCTTTGCCATATCCtgtaaggaaaaaataatggtATATGGTAaacgacaaagaaaaataattttacaaataaaatgaaggaaaaatttgaattacCAAGATTCTTAAGAGTTTTTGTTTGACCATTTCTTAAATGTAACGGTACTCCTGGTTGAGGGCCTTTATGATTTGCTACTATGCTTTGAGCTGCTCTAAGTGCATCTTCCATCAATCTAGACTTTGGGGCACGAGCTAAATAAATTGTACATTGTGCCAAAAGAACATCACATTCTGGCATACCTATCATTTTACAACCATTCATGGTATTTACAGCGatacctataataaatatcaataccttacgtaatataaaattcgttggtaatatatacatttgctttctttttcaaaatctaTTTACTAATATCGTCTTACTCAAAGCTTTTGGATCCTCTAAGCCAACATCTTCACATGCCATTCTAACTAATCTTCTTGCTATATAAACTGGATCCTCACCACCCGCGATCATTCTAGTTAACCAATAAAGAGAAGCATTTTCATCGCTTGCCCTTACAGATTTATGCAAAGCTGAAATCATATCATAATGTTGATCTCCTTTTTTGTCGTATAACATATGTGTTTTCCttagattttctttaatatcatttaatgttATCAGTACAGGATCAGTTTCTAAAGATTCTTCTTTGCTTGGCATTTTAGATAGCACAGCAAGTTCTAAACCACCTAAAGCTATTCTAGCATCACCATCGCATGTTTCTGCTAACCACTGTATGGTAGCTTCATCTACAATGAATCTTGGAATCGACGATGTACCAGATCCTTCGGATGCTTCTGAAATAATTCCACTTGATAAATTGGTTATAGATTTTGATTCGgatgaaatttgtattatgCCACCTAACGAAGATAATGCACATTTTAATATAGACACTAAATTAGAAGTAGACAATTTTTCCAAAAGAACTACTCTACAACGGCTTAACAATGCAGAGTTTAAATTGTATGAAGGATTTTCAGTTGTAGCTCCAATAAGAGTAATAGTTCCTGATTCTACGTGAGGAAGAAAAACATCTTGCTGAGTTTTATTGAAGCGATGTATTTCATCCATAAATACTACAGTACGTCGGCCAAATTTCAGTTCATTAGCAGCAATATTAATCACTTCTTTCAAATCATTAACTCCTGCCATAGCAGCGGAGAGTTTTACATATCGCATCTTATTGTTTGtgttatttttacatatgtgTGCTATGACATTTGCCAAAGAGGTCTAGAAAAGatcaatttatatactttGTGCAATACAATATATTGCATTAATTTACCTTGCCACATCCAGGTGGTCCCCATAAAATCATATTAGGTATCTCTCCCTTATGTAATAATTGAAACAAAGCACATCGAGGTCCAAGAATGTGCTCCTGTCCAACATATCCTGAGAAACTAGAGGGTCTCATTCTTTCGGCAAGAGGTATGCGTTCATTAATTCGAGATTTTTTAGCTggattatctatctataaattacatttgacgattataataatagtttagTTGGCCTTACAACCATAGaattatgtattaaattattataatttattacagtTTCTTTGATCTCCAAATCTTGCTGCGTAGAATCGCcctttgtaattaaaaatgtttgtcccgaactaatttttcttttcgtaatcTTGTTATCGGGCTTCTTCATAAGAAAACTTTTGGATTTAAGTGATTTACTTCCTGGACTTTGACTAGACTCTTTTGAAATACCCGCGGCATTTGAGTCGatcaaaaataaacattttgtaACATGAGACTGAATTAACGACGATGGAAAATCGATTTGACATATAGGACACGAAATTTGCTCGTTGACATTCATGTTGAAGTCTgtaaatgaaggaaaagaattacatacgaaatattttctttttatttatataattcgcaatatatataatctttattgcGTTCTTTtgaactttccttcgacttgCCGATATTTTCAACATACCAAAGTTTCGAACGATCGTATgttctttcaattttccaCGAGAAGTCGGTGGAAGgcaaaagaaagcaaaaaagaataataataaatgatgtcCTTACGAAATTAAAGTAAAGATTTTTGGTTAAAAGTACCGTTATTTTATATAGCGTTGCATTAACCTAAGCCAATCGCTTGAGGGTATAAAAGAGGACGTTCCTTCTAGCCAAAGGCTATGTATTCGTTCCCATAGTTCATGCAGTTTCACAATCACCGAGTAGAAAATATGTAGCGCCTTTTACGTTTTATTGGTGTATTTCTCGATACGATACCGATAAGATCttttataagaaaacaaagaaggaagaaaaaaaaagtcaagagAATAATACGACTACGAGTTTGGCATCAATCGATTTATGCACATTAATCGCTGACGTGGATGGCAGCCGTTAGAAGATTAACGTTCTCTATATAGTAGAAAGAGAACCGATCGCAAGTATTTACTTGTTATCCTTAAATAATTGCATCTCTTGGAATATATCGTATCGCTTATTCTCGTGATGGAAATACGTCGCAGACGAGcaaaaacaaatgataataaacgatTATTGCGACAAAGCGCGAAGTTTGATTGCGATGAAATCGCTACCGGCGACTATGTTACAAATAGGATCCAAAGGGAGGAGGTAAtgcaatagaattttttttcttcctccttcactttctttttacacttttcgatcctttcctttcatccaaacgatattaatgtgaatacataaacataatatCAAGACGTTTATAAGTTACATTCATGGATAGACACTGGACTAATTTATTACGCTTCAATATAGGGTGGCCAGGaaattttattgcaaaaaacaaatgaaaagtaTTTGTTAGAAGAAGAACCTAAGGTAGTAAATGAGGAAAAACGAGCtagaataaagatatatttggAAATTGATCTAATAGctgttattttattgattgctGGTCTTATAACACGTCTTTATAGATTGGAAGAACCGAGAAGTATAGTGTTagttattcaatatttttaacaatgatTTTCTAGAATAATTCGACTAATGCCAATGACATTCTATAGGTTTGATGAACTACATTATGGCAAATATGTGGGCTTATATATGAAACGaacattcttttttgattCGCATCCACCATTGGGAAAACAACTTATTTCTATTGCTGCATATATAGCAGGCTTCGATGGACAATTCAAGTTTGATAGAATAGGAAGTCCATATGCAGATACAGTTCCCCTTTTTGCATTGCGTTTATTTCCTGCCCTATGTGGTAGTCTAATAATACCAACCGCTTATCATCTTGCCCTTGAATTAGGTCTGAAACAATGGACTGCTATGATTGCAGGAATACTTTTATTGTTCGGTAATTATACTAATGTACGACAAAGATTTAGTCTTTACAAGATGATAAATGTTGTTACATGTATATTTCAGATAATGCTCTTCTTACACAATCACGATTCATTTTAATGGAAAGTAtgttaattcaattttcattgttcggattattatgtataataaagttTAGAAAGGTCATGGATCAACCGACAAGTTTTTCATGGTGGTTATGGTTGTCTCTAGGAATTGCAAGTTTAACATGTGCTGTATGGTATGTACTTTTTGtatcgcttttctttttctttttttctttttaattccgctgcatataaaatttattttataagatgtatttttctttcagcgTGAAATATGTTGGATTCTATTCATTGATCCTTGCCATTTACCTCATCACTAGAGATTATTGGTCTTTGATACCTAGAAAAACTTTATCTACAATAAGATTATTTGGTCATCTGTTATTGAGAATTGTTCTAATAATTGTTGTCATGAGTTCTATATATTTAGGTGTCTTCTATATACATTTGGAAACACTTTCTAAAGCTGGTCCGCATGATGCAGTAATGACCAGTGCATTCCAGGCAAGTTTAGAAGGCGGCCTTGCAAGTATTACTAAGGGACAACCATTAGAAGTTACACATGGTTCACAAATCACGCTGAGGCATACTTATGGAAGAGCATGCTGGCTTCATAGTCATAGTCATATGTATCCATTAAGATATCCAGATGGTAGAGGAAGTTCACATCAACAACAAGTTACTTGTTATTCATTTAAAGATGTTAATAATTGGTGGATAGTAAAAAGGCCAGATAGAAATGATTTGGTTGTTACAAAACCTAGTGAGCCAATAAAACACGGGGATGTAATACAATTGGTTCATGGTATTACTAGTCGAGCATTAAACTCTCATGATGTTGCAGCACCTATGACACCACAAAGCCAAGAAGTGTCTTGTTATATTGACTACAATGTATCCATGCCTGCTCAAAATCTTTGGAGAgtagaaataacaaataaagatCAGTCGGGTAATATATGGCATGCTATTCAAAGCCAAGTACGTCTGATACACGTAAATACTGAATATGCATTAAAATTTAGCGGTAGACAGTTACCTGATTGGGGTTTCAATCAATATGAAATTGTAGCAGATAGATTGGTAGATCAATCGAATTCTATTTGGAATGTCGAAGAACATAGATATACTAAAAATGAAGATcaaaagcaaagagaaagagaacttaTTAATGCAGAAATGATACCATTGCGTGCAACTACATTAAGTTTTTGGGAAAAGTTCGTGgaattgcaaataaaaatgttatttggCGGTCAAGAGGGACAAAATAGTCATATGTATTCAAGTGGACCATTAGAATGGCCACTTATGTCCAGAGGCATAGCATATTGGGTTTCTAATGACAGCAATGTAAGTTAAAAGAAatccataaaaaataaattgtattaattatttagttTATGCATATAaagtttctctcttatttacaGGCACAAATCCATCTTTTAGGAAACATAGCAATATGGTATTCTGGTACAGCAGCTTTAATAGTATATActgttcttttaatattttatatgatgagaagaagaagaatgtgttttgatattattaatggaGAATGGAACAGATTTCTTAATGCTGGTGGCATATTACTATCTGgctattttttacattttttaccaTTTGTATTTGTAgaacgaaatttatttctacatCATTATTTACCAGCATTTGTTTTTAAGGTCCTTTTAACAGCAGCAATGAtagatcatatttattatttaataaggtaatttcattatttaaacaaaataaaataaataagattttttaatgaaaaacattGACAAATAATGcatatttacttttcatttcaGAAGACGGCATACtaataatacgattttataCGCAGTAACATTTAGTACTATTACATggctaatttttattatttatgtatttcgaAAATTTGGTGCACTAAGTTATGGGACAATACCCCTTAGTACCAaggatatattgaaattaaaatggaaAGACACATGGGATTTTATCATACAcaaatcttaataattataatttgacgttataaaaatttttaatatatatatatatatatatatatatatatatatatatatatatatatatatgtgtatatatatatatatatatatacacatatataattgtaaaataggAGACTCTTCTTCGTggcatatttaaattaaaatgctGCATAATTACAAAGTTCGTTTATAGCATATAATTATGCACATttggataattataataataataataatgtccaAATGTATATAGTTAAACTCAATTAAAAAAGCGTAAATATAAAgagatttattaaaagttttcatACCATTAAATTGCGACAAATACATAGCAATACTCGGATAATGCAGAAGAGGAACACAAACAGATAATTTTAGTATGTAATATGttagaattttttctaatttaattttgcGCGTACTatcaaatgttatatataaacatttaaaaacgacatatgatatacatttaaataaacaaaaaaatcgttaatgttattaaattaatttacgagACTgattatatagtatttttaaaaagctaAAACTTTTTAAGGGAAAGTCAATGCTACATTCTGTTTATATGCGATTGAATCTTTAATAAGGGTATTTAAACCGTAAAATCCAGGTTTGTTTTTGTACAGAAAActtgatattttcatataagttaaaaaaagtttGTTTGTACACAGATTTTCCTTCTCTGTTGAACAAgttataattcaattatttccaGATTATTCAcaacataatatttaattgtgtATTTTTCTTAgtcgtatttatattaatttgtcaGTGTGAAATGGCAAACCTAATTCTAAATACGTACACTAAGTTTCCTTATTATAGCTTTCaatacaattaattacatGTTATTAGGAAACGATTAAATTACAATTTGTCCATCActactttttttataactaGAACCAATGAGTATTATTTGTACAATTTCTTACGTTTCCAATATTCTTATGATGAttgaaatcaaatttaaaagataaaataacaatgtaaTATACATAACAGAATAGGGTAGACATTTGTCTTATCACAAATCCAAAAtacgtatttaaaattttttaacgacaCACGATTTGATCGTTGACGTTAATAAGTGAACACAATCGAACGAATGAGACCATCTCTGACACTGTGATCAGTATTACCGATtccaaatgaaaagaatacaGAATCACAGGTCATATGTTGCGTGCAGAGTCCCATTGGATACCAACCAACTTTGTTAAAGACTACACCCACGCGATAAATCTGTTTTGGAAAAAATagcgatatttttataaaagaaagagaacacttttcttattttcaatacATAAGAGTAGGAAAAAACAGACCTTGTGTTTTTGTATGTAAACAGGTcgattaaatgtaatttccaCGAGTGTTCCAACATTTACTTTAGTAGtaaaatgtgtgtatgttaaACGACTGCCATCAGAATCTAAAAGATGAGCATACAGTATTTCTGTATATGACGTATCAGGATCTGAATTTTGATGTAAATTACTTGCCtgtaaaaagtaattaaacgtgtgtgtatatacatacatatatatatatatatatatatatatatatagatatagatatacatatatgcatatgtgtatagACACGCACAAAATATATGCGAGTTCTTTAATGAAATCGACCAActtatattctttcatatacattaataaattaacatacCACAGTTGCAATTTGTGTTGGTACTTGCACACCCATAACACAAATGTTTTTGTCCACACTAAATGCCACAGAACAATCTAAAACATTGCTATTAAGGCAGTCCGTTTGATGGGCTATCGCTCGAAGACAATAATACTTTGGTCCCTCACGAATTCCACCTTCAATTATAACTGTAGATGGATTATTCGTTTGACTTAAATTTCCAGAATCTTTTCTTGTTCCTCCTTCGACTACCATTGGTGGTGCATTGTGTAAAGTATTACTACCACCTTCTCcttcattattataagataattGGTAGTGTAGAGACGTTGAGGGCCAAAATGTACATGAACTAAACGAATTGGTATGTGGTGTGGACACCCGTCTGTGCttctataaacaaaaaacaaaagaaaaaatattaatagaactGCAACATAAAAATCCAAGTATAGGTTCAACTCAGTACATTACACATACTCACAGATGGACAAAAATGTGTCGACTGTGCTTTCATCAATGGTTTTGCCCTATTGTGCGTATCACTGGAAAATCCTTCGGGTAATGGTGCTTTATTTTCTGTgcataatatattcattaaaatagcAAAAGCTTCGTCTTGAGTTAACAATGGAGACATTCCTGGACTTTCAGCAAATTCTTGCGGTGTCAAAgttaaaaatctaatttttgATAAAGCATTACCAATTACAGACTTCAAAGACTTTCCGTCAGTTGGATCAAGCGACTTTCTTGCACATTCTGCCTTAGCCCATCGTTCAACAGCAGTAAACAAATCAAGTTCTGAATTAATCTCTAGATCAACTTGTTCTAATACAGTAATTACTGTACCCAATTCTACTTCTTCCCAACTAGGTTCCTCTAGAACCTCATTTGTTTTAGTgcatattatttgtaaacaCTTTTCCATGAGCACAGGTTCTTCAAAAAGTTTTGCAAACTCATAGGCTCTACAAGCTATCTTTGGCGACAAATCGAACCACAGATATTGCATACATTCTTCCACCAAGGACGGCAACATGTATTTTTTTGCGCAATAGCATAATTCACAGGCAAGTTCAAATGAACCAAGATTAACGCGAtccgtatatatgtattctaatAATGCCTTGAATGCATCCGGTTGAACATCGCGTATCTGTATAGGATCATTCTTTTCTGCCATACCTCCGTAAAACATAGCTTCAAATACCGGACTAGACATTGCCAAAAACAATTTATGTCCTTTCAATGTTTCCTGATGGGGTTCTTGACCAACGATAAATTTGCAGTCCGACCATTGTCCTGTCTCAAGCAAATATCTACCACGTTCGGATATCTTTTGCTTGCTGATCTGCCAGTCACAAGGTAGACCCATCTCTGCagaatatacatatgcgtGATTAGCTTTATAGCAATTGATTTCGTTTATCAAAGCAACTCCAAAGTGATTAATAAAACGTAAGAACtagtttaaatgaaaatataagacATATAGAAATAGGTATACGAGTGATGTAATTCCTGTAAATTAAAcgttttaaacgaaaaattaagGCGATCGAAAGGATAAAGTGCAACATACCTATTCTTACGCGACGTCTCCCGTCGCTATAAATACGGAATATCACATAAACGATGCCAAAAAAATGCGTAGGCTGTACCTACGATCGTCAAAATACGCGCGGGAAAACTATAGACTTTTCCATAATaacaaacgataaataataacgaagaaaggTTTCTACGTTTTGTCCGTGTAACTTTGTTACCGAAAAAGCTTGTCTTCTCGAATTAACCAATTTTTCGACCAACGTAACGTTTAGACGTTGTAAAAGCTTGTATATCGGTCTATGCACAGAATGCCACCGCCATCTTGTCTGTCGCGTACACCATTACGTCATTTTTCCGAAGTCGTTGATACTCtgtcttgaaaatattttacgctGTTTCTCGTCGAAAAAAGCCCAATATATTGAGCACAGTAccgtttgtaaaaatatatacacgtcGAGAAGCATCAACTTCATCATCGACTGAaatcaaaaacaataatatgcAGGAGCGCGGATCATAAAATCAGAACCGTTCGATTCGATACGTTCGATTTGGACGCGGACAGatttggattttttctttctcttctctctctctctctctctctctccctctcttcccctctctccctccctctcgctctctctctctctctctctctctctctctctccgtctgcctctctttttcttcttttctttatatctatcttccttttatcCTCGTCTTTTGCACTTTCCTTCTctacttttttcctcctctcctttattttcttttaatggaaGCAATAGCCTCGGAAAAGCCTCGGCTCCTCCTTTTCGCGCGTTAACGCGGAAGTGTATCAAAGTGTTTCGTATTTTTCATAGGTCTTTCGTGTCCGGCGGTTTTGACGACCGTTGTGAATTTTCCCCAATGGCGCATGCACGGCTCAGCTGTGTGCGTTCGCGATTTATCCGCGCTGAAAGATAATGCTTCTTATAGTATTTTTATCCGATTAGACGGAGTGCTGGACACTGTGCTGGTGACGCTTAGGTACGTGGGACTTGATTTTCCATCGGTCGTCGTACGACCGAGCATGGAAAATGTAGGAGAAGGAGATAAGTCTATTGTGATCTACTCGGGACGACGGGCACTTGCTGTAGAATTCACCTAACGAGCTTGCTGTCAGACGACTGTTGATTTGTCGATCGAAGAGTATCTTGTCATTTTCGCTGAGCTATGTCTATTACGACACAagtttcgaattttttctttcgtcacaAGGTATACGCGTAATATCCTTCGTCGTACCTTCACGAAAAGATCTATCATTGTGTGTTGTATGTTACATCGTATTGGTAATACGCAAGGGTGTTTTCTTCGTGTTTTTATGAAGACTCCATTTCGAGGAAGAAACGTTTTTCAGAAACGTACGAGCAATGCTTTTCTCGATTCGAACGTACCGTTTGCCTTTCATCATTCAGACGTGTCGTTACGATATCGGGTGTGCCAACGAGTCGTTGCACATTGAATGGATACATGTGTTTTTAAAAACTTTACATCTTTAACTTGATCATTGTGACATCATATCAAACTATAAGTAATGTAATGGTGCTACGTTACTTGTGCCACGCATCAAATGTAAAtgactttatatttatatacttgaGATCGTGAgttaatgttataattttcttatgattatattcttttgtgTAGGGAAAATGGACTAATGCATCAAGGAACGATTATACTATTGCGGCATCGTAGCCTTACCTCCTAACAGGAGAAATGGATATAATACGAGATGAAGACAGGCGCAGGCGCCTGCGATTGTTGGAGGAACGTATAAAGGACCCAAGAAGTGTGACAAATATTGACAGTTTATTAGATACGGTCCAAGCGCTTGTAGCAGACTGTGATCATCCTGGTGTAAAACGTATGAAGAATATAGAAGCCTATATGAATAGATGTAAGCAATAAGAAagcgattaattaaatttatatatgaaagtaaTACGTCAACTAGCAActgcctttctttttttttctttttttttttctttttttttttttttttttttttttttttttttttttttattgcagaTGATTCTGTGGCCCAAGATATTTGTAAAATGCGAATGCGTACCGATGACTTTACATTGATTAAAGTCATAGGACGTGGTGCATTTGGCGAAGTTCAACTAGTTAGACACAAATCTACTCAAAAGGTGTATGCTATGAAATTACTCAGCAAATTTGAAATGGTAAAAAAGttcaaataattgttattacgttTCTACAGGTTACATTTATATAGGATATTTATTTGTCATATAATTTTACTCGATAGATAAAGCGTTCTGATTCAGCCTTTTTTTGGGAAGAACGAGATATTATGGCTCATGCAAATTCACAATGGATAGTTCAATTACACTTTGCCTTTCAAGATCAAAAGTATCTCTATATGGTAATGGATTACATGCCAGGTGGAGATTTAGTTAATTTGATGTCAAATTATGATGTACCAGAAAAATGGGCAAAGTTCTATTGCGCCGAGGTAGTACTTGCCCTAGATGCAATACATCGTATGGGATTTGTACATCGAGATGTTAAGCCGGACAATATGTTACTTGACAAACATGGCCATTTGAAACTTGCAGATTTTGGCACGTGTATGAGAATGGATGCAGtatgtatcatatattattttttttttctttttttttttttcttttaattttcaataaattcgaATCGTAATGTTTAATATAGGATGGTTTGGTACGTTCTGACACCGCAGTTGGTACACCCGATTATATATCACCCGAAGTACTCCAGTCACAGGGTGGAGAAGGTGTATATGGTAGGGAATGTGATTGGTGGTCCGTTGGTGtgtttttatatgaaatgcTCGTTGGTGACACTCCCTTTTATGCTGATTCATTAGTCGGGACCTATTCAAAGATCATGGATCATAGAAATTCACTACATTTTCCCCAGGAGCTTAACATTTCGCATTATGCAAAAAACTTGATATGTGGCTTTCTCACAGATAGAACTAAGCGGCTAGGAAGAAATGGCGTCGAAGAGATCAAAAGccatcaattttttaaaaatgatcaatGGACTTTTGAAAACTTACGAGAAtgtgtaccaccggtggtgCCTGAATTATCAGGAGACGATGATACTAGCAATTTCGACGATGTCGATAAGGAAGATGGGCCAGAAGAGAGTTTTCCAGTACCAAAAGCATTTTCTGGAAATCATTTGCCATTTATAGGTTTCACATATTCAGGGGATTATCAATTAATGGCTGCCAATGGCAAAGAATCTGTAGATGGATtagaaaatcatataaataatggCACTAATGATGATGCCAAAATCTCAcagttagaaaatttattggaaCGGGAGAGAAGGCAGATAGAATCTATGGAAGCAAGACAGAGGGCTTTGTCTGTTCAGTTAGAGACCATGACACGCAGAGAGACTGAATTGCGTGAAGAAGCGGGAAGAGCGGACAAagaattaactttattaagacataattataaagaagCACAACGAAGAGTGGAGCATGAAACGGAAGCTCGTAGGAAGGCGGAATCTTTGCTaatggaattaaaaaagaaattcgatgaAGAACAATCTAGGAGGGCACGAGATGCAAGTAATTCTCAGCAGACGTTCGAACGTGTGAATACGTTAGAGAaacaaattaaagaaatgCAATCTAAattggaaagagaaacag includes the following:
- the LOC124955183 gene encoding ATPase WRNIP1-like; amino-acid sequence: MNVNEQISCPICQIDFPSSLIQSHVTKCLFLIDSNAAGISKESSQSPGSKSLKSKSFLMKKPDNKITKRKISSGQTFLITKGDSTQQDLEIKETIDNPAKKSRINERIPLAERMRPSSFSGYVGQEHILGPRCALFQLLHKGEIPNMILWGPPGCGKTSLANVIAHICKNNTNNKMRYVKLSAAMAGVNDLKEVINIAANELKFGRRTVVFMDEIHRFNKTQQDVFLPHVESGTITLIGATTENPSYNLNSALLSRCRVVLLEKLSTSNLVSILKCALSSLGGIIQISSESKSITNLSSGIISEASEGSGTSSIPRFIVDEATIQWLAETCDGDARIALGGLELAVLSKMPSKEESLETDPVLITLNDIKENLRKTHMLYDKKGDQHYDMISALHKSVRASDENASLYWLTRMIAGGEDPVYIARRLVRMACEDVGLEDPKALSIAVNTMNGCKMIGMPECDVLLAQCTIYLARAPKSRLMEDALRAAQSIVANHKGPQPGVPLHLRNGQTKTLKNLGYGKGYNMLHKDESGLNYLPEGLENVDFFMKNEDIKY
- the LOC124955187 gene encoding uncharacterized protein LOC124955187 isoform X1; translation: MGLPCDWQISKQKISERGRYLLETGQWSDCKFIVGQEPHQETLKGHKLFLAMSSPVFEAMFYGGMAEKNDPIQIRDVQPDAFKALLEYIYTDRVNLGSFELACELCYCAKKYMLPSLVEECMQYLWFDLSPKIACRAYEFAKLFEEPVLMEKCLQIICTKTNEVLEEPSWEEVELGTVITVLEQVDLEINSELDLFTAVERWAKAECARKSLDPTDGKSLKSVIGNALSKIRFLTLTPQEFAESPGMSPLLTQDEAFAILMNILCTENKAPLPEGFSSDTHNRAKPLMKAQSTHFCPSKHRRVSTPHTNSFSSCTFWPSTSLHYQLSYNNEGEGGSNTLHNAPPMVVEGGTRKDSGNLSQTNNPSTVIIEGGIREGPKYYCLRAIAHQTDCLNSNVLDCSVAFSVDKNICVMGVQVPTQIATVASNLHQNSDPDTSYTEILYAHLLDSDGSRLTYTHFTTKVNVGTLVEITFNRPVYIQKHKIYRVGVVFNKVGWYPMGLCTQHMTCDSVFFSFGIGNTDHSVRDGLIRSIVFTY
- the LOC124955172 gene encoding protein O-mannosyltransferase 1 isoform X1; translated protein: MEIRRRRAKTNDNKRLLRQSAKFDCDEIATGDYVTNRIQREEGGQEILLQKTNEKYLLEEEPKVVNEEKRARIKIYLEIDLIAVILLIAGLITRLYRLEEPRSIVFDELHYGKYVGLYMKRTFFFDSHPPLGKQLISIAAYIAGFDGQFKFDRIGSPYADTVPLFALRLFPALCGSLIIPTAYHLALELGLKQWTAMIAGILLLFDNALLTQSRFILMESMLIQFSLFGLLCIIKFRKVMDQPTSFSWWLWLSLGIASLTCAVCVKYVGFYSLILAIYLITRDYWSLIPRKTLSTIRLFGHLLLRIVLIIVVMSSIYLGVFYIHLETLSKAGPHDAVMTSAFQASLEGGLASITKGQPLEVTHGSQITLRHTYGRACWLHSHSHMYPLRYPDGRGSSHQQQVTCYSFKDVNNWWIVKRPDRNDLVVTKPSEPIKHGDVIQLVHGITSRALNSHDVAAPMTPQSQEVSCYIDYNVSMPAQNLWRVEITNKDQSGNIWHAIQSQVRLIHVNTEYALKFSGRQLPDWGFNQYEIVADRLVDQSNSIWNVEEHRYTKNEDQKQRERELINAEMIPLRATTLSFWEKFVELQIKMLFGGQEGQNSHMYSSGPLEWPLMSRGIAYWVSNDSNAQIHLLGNIAIWYSGTAALIVYTVLLIFYMMRRRRMCFDIINGEWNRFLNAGGILLSGYFLHFLPFVFVERNLFLHHYLPAFVFKVLLTAAMIDHIYYLIRRRHTNNTILYAVTFSTITWLIFIIYVFRKFGALSYGTIPLSTKDILKLKWKDTWDFIIHKS
- the LOC124955172 gene encoding protein O-mannosyltransferase 1 isoform X2, yielding MEIRRRRAKTNDNKRLLRQSAKFDCDEIATGDYVTNRIQREEGGQEILLQKTNEKYLLEEEPKVVNEEKRARIKIYLEIDLIAVILLIAGLITRLYRLEEPRSIVFDELHYGKYVGLYMKRTFFFDSHPPLGKQLISIAAYIAGFDGQFKFDRIGSPYADTVPLFALRLFPALCGSLIIPTAYHLALELGLKQWTAMIAGILLLFDNALLTQSRFILMESMLIQFSLFGLLCIIKFRKVMDQPTSFSWWLWLSLGIASLTCAVCVKYVGFYSLILAIYLITRDYWSLIPRKTLSTIRLFGHLLLRIVLIIVVMSSIYLGVFYIHLETLSKAGPHDAVMTSAFQASLEGGLASITKGQPLEVTHGSQITLRHTYGRACWLHSHSHMYPLRYPDGRGSSHQQQVTCYSFKDVNNWWIVKRPDRNDLVVTKPSEPIKHGDVIQLVHGITSRALNSHDVAAPMTPQSQEVSCYIDYNVSMPAQNLWRVEITNKDQSGNIWHAIQSQVRLIHVNTEYALKFSGRQLPDWGFNQYEIVADRLVDQSNSIWNVEEHRYTKNEDQKQRERELINAEMIPLRATTLSFWEKFVELQIKMLFGGQEGQNSHMYSSGPLEWPLMSRGIAYWVSNDSNAQIHLLGNIAIWYSGTAALIVYTVLLIFYMMRRRRMCFDIINGEWNRFLNAGGILLSGYFLHFLPFVFVERNLFLHHYLPAFVFKVLLTAAMIDHIYYLIRRHTNNTILYAVTFSTITWLIFIIYVFRKFGALSYGTIPLSTKDILKLKWKDTWDFIIHKS
- the LOC124955187 gene encoding BTB/POZ domain-containing protein 2-like isoform X2, with the protein product MGLPCDWQISKQKISERGRYLLETGQWSDCKFIVGQEPHQETLKGHKLFLAMSSPVFEAMFYGGMAEKNDPIQIRDVQPDAFKALLEYIYTDRVNLGSFELACELCYCAKKYMLPSLVEECMQYLWFDLSPKIACRAYEFAKLFEEPVLMEKCLQIICTKTNEVLEEPSWEEVELGTVITVLEQVDLEINSELDLFTAVERWAKAECARKSLDPTDGKSLKSVIGNALSKIRFLTLTPQEFAESPGMSPLLTQDEAFAILMNILCTENKAPLPEGFSSDTHNRAKPLMKAQSTHFCPSKHRRVSTPHTNSFSSCTFWPSTSLHYQLSYNNEGEGGSNTLHNAPPMVVEGGTRKDSGNLSQTNNPSTVIIEGGIREGPKYYCLRAIAHQTDCLNSNVLDCSVAFSVDKNICVMGVQVPTQIATVILMAVV